A genome region from Amblyraja radiata isolate CabotCenter1 chromosome 32, sAmbRad1.1.pri, whole genome shotgun sequence includes the following:
- the fut7 gene encoding alpha-(1,3)-fucosyltransferase 7, with protein sequence MRTNRRKVAMLALALVVAVFVVYPGNYAGPTGQQARLGREPLVVLVWNWPFFMNSTAEANACQDLYAMDNCVLTCDKAAFGRAGVVVFHHQELQSNISSLPHGARPPHQKWVWVSLESPSNTRNLRQLNGLFNWTMTYREDSDIFIPYGSLVSRRQHDNFTIPEKSRLSTWIISNYHKKSRRAEVYFNLSKHMQIDIYGKSVKKSLSKTLLLPTISKYAFYLAFENSIHKDYITEKLWRNSFMAGSVPVVLGPPRANYERFVPSDSFIHVNDFTSEKKLAEFLKELWQNRTRYEQYFNWRKRYTVKMHTNWTERFRTICSKCNSLPQTKTYDNLYNWFHE encoded by the coding sequence ATGCGAACGAACAGGAGGAAGGTGGCGATGCTGGCCCTTGCCTTGGTGGTTGCAGTCTTTGTTGTCTACCCCGGCAACTACGCTGGGCCAACGGGACAACAAGCCAGGTTGGGCAGGGAACCGCTGGTGGTGTTGGTCTGGAATTGGCCATTCTTCATGAACTCCACCGCGGAGGCCAATGCGTGCCAGGATCTGTACGCCATGGACAACTGCGTCCTCACCTGCGACAAGGCCGCGTTCGGTCGGGCAGGCGTGGTCGTGTTCCACCACCAGGAGCTCCAGAGCAACATCTCCAGCCTGCCGCATGGAGCTAGACCTCCCCACCAGAAGTGGGTCTGGGTGTCCCTGGAGTCCCCGTCCAACACGAGAAACCTTCGTCAACTCAACGGCCTCTTCAACTGGACCATGACCTACCGGGAAGATTCTGACATCTTCATCCCTTACGGCAGCCTGGTTAGTAGACGCCAACACGACAACTTTACCATCCCGGAGAAATCTCGCCTCTCAACCTGGATTATTAGCAATTACCACAAAAAAAGCCGCAGGGCAGAAGTGTATTTCAACCTGAGCAAGCATATGCAAATCGACATCTATGGGAAATCAGTCAAGAAGTCCCTGAGCAAGACACTTCTGCTGCCAACAATCTCGAAATACGCCTTTTATCTGGCATTCGAGAACTCCATCCACAAAGACTACATCACCGAGAAGTTGTGGAGAAATTCCTTCATGGCCGGGTCGGTCCCCGTGGTCCTTGGTCCTCCCAGGGCCAACTATGAAAGGTTTGTCCCTTCAGATTCCTTCATTCACGTCAACGACTTCACTTCTGAGAAGAAACTGGCCGAGTTCCTGAAGGAGCTGTGGCAGAACAGGACTCGCTACGAGCAATACTTCAACTGGAGGAAGCGATACACAGTTAAGATGCACACAAACTGGACAGAGAGGTTTCGTACAATTTGCTCAAAGTGTAACAGCCTTCCTCAAACAAAAACGTACGATAATTTGTACAACTGGTTTCATGAATAA